One Pseudomonas sp. C27(2019) DNA window includes the following coding sequences:
- a CDS encoding N-acetylmuramoyl-L-alanine amidase gives MVLPLQAFAMTQINSVRLWRAPDNTRLVFDLTGPVEHSVFTLSAPDRIVIDIKRTKLSAEIQGLVGGKSPITQVRTGNREADELRIVLEIAEQVTPKSFTLTPNQQYGHRLVVDLFDNETSRITNNPAEQPVTTAIINTRQPKLSSLPSSIKRDIVIAIDAGHGGEDPGAIGPGGVREKDIVLNIAKELQRQINSEKGFRAELVRTGDYFIPLRRRTDIARKKGADLFVSIHADAALRTSAFGASVYALSDSGATSETARWLADSENRSDLIGGAGNVKLDDKDAMLAGVLLDLSMTASLSSSLDVGQKVLSNMSRITPLFKKRVEQAGFMVLKSPDMPSILIETGFISNPGEAKKLSNRSHQQAIARSIHSGVRQFFQQNPPPGSYVAWLRDSGKLALGPREHVVRSGESVSLLAQRYQISPAQLRSANKLKSDVLKIGQILTVPATTLAGQ, from the coding sequence ATTGTTTTACCTCTACAAGCCTTTGCAATGACACAAATTAACAGTGTGCGCCTATGGCGTGCACCTGATAACACACGCTTGGTTTTTGACCTCACGGGGCCAGTCGAGCATAGCGTTTTCACCTTAAGCGCACCCGACCGCATCGTTATTGATATCAAACGCACCAAACTGTCGGCAGAAATTCAAGGCTTAGTCGGCGGAAAATCACCGATCACCCAAGTTCGCACCGGCAACCGTGAAGCAGATGAATTACGTATCGTCTTAGAGATAGCAGAACAAGTCACGCCAAAGAGCTTCACTCTGACCCCAAATCAGCAGTACGGCCACCGTCTTGTGGTTGATTTATTCGATAATGAAACAAGTCGCATCACCAATAATCCAGCTGAGCAGCCTGTAACCACAGCTATTATCAATACTCGACAACCCAAACTGTCCAGCCTACCCTCATCCATCAAACGTGACATTGTCATCGCAATTGATGCTGGACATGGTGGTGAAGACCCTGGCGCCATTGGCCCAGGCGGTGTGCGTGAAAAAGATATTGTCTTGAACATCGCCAAAGAGTTACAGCGACAAATCAACTCAGAAAAAGGCTTCCGTGCAGAATTAGTACGCACCGGTGATTATTTTATTCCATTGCGTCGCCGTACCGATATTGCGCGCAAGAAAGGCGCTGACTTGTTTGTTTCCATCCATGCCGACGCTGCACTGAGGACCTCAGCCTTTGGTGCATCAGTGTATGCACTATCGGATAGTGGCGCCACTTCAGAAACCGCTCGCTGGCTGGCTGACAGTGAAAACCGCTCCGACTTAATTGGCGGTGCCGGCAACGTCAAACTCGATGATAAAGACGCCATGCTCGCCGGTGTATTACTCGACCTATCGATGACCGCCTCACTGTCATCGAGCCTCGATGTTGGCCAAAAAGTTCTCAGCAATATGAGTCGCATTACCCCGCTGTTTAAAAAACGCGTCGAACAGGCTGGCTTTATGGTGCTTAAATCACCTGACATGCCTTCAATTCTTATTGAAACTGGCTTTATCAGTAACCCAGGCGAGGCAAAAAAACTGTCTAATCGCTCGCATCAGCAAGCCATAGCCCGCTCAATCCACTCGGGAGTTCGCCAGTTTTTCCAGCAAAACCCACCACCGGGTAGCTATGTCGCTTGGCTGCGTGATTCAGGCAAGCTCGCCCTTGGCCCACGTGAACATGTGGTGCGTTCAGGCGAAAGCGTATCGTTGTTGGCACAGCGTTACCAGATCAGCCCCGCGCAACTGCGCAGCGCCAACAAACTTAAAAGTGATGTACTGAAAATTGGGCAAATACTTACAGTGCCGGCCACAACTTTAGCAGGACAATAA
- the cysK gene encoding cysteine synthase A produces MSRIYVDNAQSVGNTPLVQINRLGPKGVTILAKIESRNPAGSVKCRIGVGMVQAAEASGALKPGVTMVEPTSGNTGIGLAFVAAARGYKLILTMPSSMSLERRKILKALGAELVLTEPAKGMKGAIDKANEIAATDPSKYLVLQQFDNPANPDAHEKTTGPEIWRDTDGAIDVLVSGIGTGGTLTGVSRYIKNTCGKPILSVGVEPIGSPVITQMLAGQEISPAPHKIQGLGAGFIPKNLDISMLDQVELVSDEESKQMALRLMREEGILCGISCGAAMTAAVRLAEQPSMQGKTIVVILPDSGERYLSSMLFDDLFTEQQLAQ; encoded by the coding sequence ATGAGCCGTATTTATGTCGACAATGCGCAGAGCGTGGGTAATACACCTTTAGTGCAAATCAACCGTTTGGGCCCAAAAGGCGTCACGATTCTCGCGAAAATAGAGTCTCGTAACCCAGCAGGCTCAGTTAAGTGCCGCATTGGTGTTGGCATGGTGCAAGCCGCTGAAGCATCCGGAGCACTCAAGCCTGGCGTCACCATGGTCGAGCCAACTTCAGGCAATACGGGTATTGGTTTAGCCTTCGTCGCTGCAGCCCGCGGTTATAAATTAATCCTAACCATGCCATCTTCGATGAGTTTAGAGCGCCGTAAGATTCTTAAAGCACTCGGTGCCGAGCTGGTGTTGACTGAGCCTGCGAAAGGCATGAAAGGTGCAATTGATAAAGCCAATGAAATTGCTGCGACTGACCCTAGTAAATATCTGGTGCTGCAACAATTTGATAACCCCGCCAATCCTGATGCGCACGAAAAGACCACTGGCCCAGAAATTTGGCGAGATACTGATGGTGCTATTGATGTTTTAGTTAGCGGTATTGGTACTGGCGGTACGCTAACAGGGGTGTCGCGCTATATTAAAAATACCTGTGGTAAGCCGATTCTTTCTGTTGGCGTTGAACCCATTGGTTCGCCTGTCATCACACAAATGTTGGCAGGGCAAGAAATCAGTCCTGCACCGCATAAAATTCAAGGGTTGGGAGCAGGTTTTATTCCCAAAAACCTCGATATAAGCATGCTTGATCAGGTTGAGTTGGTTAGCGATGAAGAATCCAAGCAGATGGCGCTACGCTTAATGCGTGAAGAGGGTATCTTATGTGGTATTTCTTGTGGCGCTGCGATGACCGCAGCTGTGCGCTTGGCAGAGCAGCCTAGTATGCAAGGTAAAACGATCGTGGTAATTCTGCCAGACTCAGGTGAGCGTTATCTATCCAGTATGCTGTTTGATGATTTGTTTACTGAGCAGCAATTGGCTCAGTAA
- a CDS encoding MoxR family ATPase produces MKFSGTQSYVATDDLKLAVNAAITLERPLLVKGEPGTGKTMLAEQLAESFGARLITWHIKSTTKAHQGLYEYDAVSRLRDSQLNADKVHDVRNYINKGKLWEAFESDERVILLIDEIDKADIEFPNDLLQEIDKMEFYVYETDETITAKHRPIIIITSNNEKELPDAFLRRCFFHYIAFPDRNTLQKIVDVHYPNISQSLVSEALDVFFDVRKVPGLKKKPSTSELVDWLKLLMADKISEAALRERDVTKAIPPLAGALVKNEQDVMLLERLAFMSRRTNR; encoded by the coding sequence ATGAAATTTTCCGGTACTCAATCGTACGTTGCCACTGATGATCTAAAACTGGCGGTCAATGCTGCCATTACCCTAGAGCGGCCTTTATTGGTAAAAGGTGAGCCCGGCACAGGTAAAACCATGCTGGCCGAGCAGCTGGCTGAATCCTTTGGCGCACGTTTGATTACCTGGCACATTAAATCCACCACCAAAGCCCATCAAGGCTTGTATGAATACGACGCCGTCAGCCGCTTGCGTGACTCACAGCTCAATGCTGACAAAGTTCATGACGTGCGCAACTACATCAACAAAGGCAAGCTGTGGGAAGCTTTTGAGTCAGACGAGCGCGTGATTCTGTTGATCGATGAAATCGACAAAGCCGACATTGAGTTCCCCAACGACTTGCTGCAAGAAATCGACAAAATGGAGTTCTACGTTTACGAGACCGATGAAACCATTACGGCCAAACATCGTCCTATTATTATCATCACCTCCAATAACGAGAAAGAACTGCCGGATGCCTTTTTGCGCCGCTGCTTCTTCCACTACATTGCCTTCCCTGATCGCAACACCTTGCAGAAAATTGTGGATGTGCACTACCCCAATATCAGTCAATCATTGGTTAGCGAAGCGTTGGATGTATTTTTTGATGTGCGCAAAGTCCCCGGCTTAAAGAAAAAACCCTCGACCAGCGAATTGGTTGATTGGTTAAAACTGCTGATGGCTGACAAGATTAGTGAAGCAGCCTTGCGTGAGCGTGATGTCACTAAAGCCATCCCACCTTTAGCAGGTGCTTTAGTCAAGAACGAACAAGATGTGATGCTGCTTGAGCGTTTAGCCTTTATGAGCCGCCGCACCAACCGCTAA
- a CDS encoding MFS transporter — translation MTESDYQLAWSIYAVSALGCLLVWFYFTSWMWRYLREPLRVIAAVLLFTPTVVDPARDFYAPAIAITAMDLLFKVSNDAWRSIADLVMYGAMLFAVYLVFVLVRWLVARNKRSALQATQRQAAKASKSEEPESGLTLQQMLDAEKDSQESGLVARR, via the coding sequence ATGACAGAAAGTGATTATCAGTTGGCTTGGAGCATCTATGCCGTTTCTGCTTTAGGTTGCTTGTTAGTATGGTTTTATTTTACCAGCTGGATGTGGCGCTATTTACGTGAACCGTTACGGGTGATTGCTGCAGTTTTATTGTTTACGCCAACCGTGGTTGATCCTGCGCGAGATTTTTATGCGCCGGCGATTGCGATAACGGCGATGGATCTGTTGTTTAAGGTCAGTAATGATGCTTGGCGCTCTATCGCTGACTTGGTGATGTATGGCGCAATGCTATTTGCGGTGTATTTAGTCTTTGTCTTGGTGCGCTGGTTGGTCGCGCGTAATAAGCGCAGTGCTCTGCAGGCTACTCAGCGTCAGGCTGCAAAAGCATCAAAATCAGAAGAGCCAGAGTCTGGGTTAACCCTGCAACAAATGCTTGATGCAGAGAAGGACAGTCAGGAGTCTGGTCTTGTCGCACGCCGCTAG
- a CDS encoding VWA domain-containing protein — MLLNLFNEMRAAKVPVTVRELLDLINALKHNVVFADMDEFYYVARAILVKDERHYDKFDRAFAAYFKGIENLDQHIEALIPDEWLRREFERSLSDEERAQIESLGGLDKLIEAFKKRLEEQKGKHQGGNKWIGTGGTSPFGSGGYNPEGFRLGEEGKRQGKAVKVWDQREFKDLDDQVEIGTRNIKIALRRLRKFARQGAEDEFDLHGTIDHTARDGGLLNIQMRPERRNTVKLLILFDIGGSMDAHVKVCEELFSACKTEFKHMDYYYFHNFIYESVWKNNLRRGNERIPTQDVLHKYGADYKVIFVSDAAMAPYEVTQAGGSVEHWNEEPGYVWMQRFMHKFKKLIWINPYPKHTWDYTASTSIIRELIDDQMYPLTIEGLEEGMRYLAK, encoded by the coding sequence ATGCTGCTGAATTTATTTAATGAGATGCGTGCCGCCAAGGTACCGGTGACCGTGCGCGAACTGCTGGACTTAATCAATGCGCTGAAACATAACGTGGTGTTTGCCGACATGGATGAGTTTTACTATGTTGCGCGGGCAATTCTGGTTAAAGATGAGCGCCATTACGATAAGTTTGACCGCGCCTTTGCTGCCTACTTTAAAGGCATTGAAAACCTCGATCAGCATATCGAAGCCTTGATTCCTGATGAATGGCTGCGTCGTGAATTTGAGCGTTCGTTAAGCGATGAGGAGCGCGCCCAAATCGAGTCGCTCGGTGGTCTCGACAAGCTGATTGAAGCCTTTAAAAAGCGCCTCGAAGAGCAAAAAGGTAAACACCAAGGCGGAAACAAGTGGATTGGCACTGGCGGCACCAGCCCATTCGGCTCTGGTGGTTACAACCCCGAAGGCTTTCGTTTGGGTGAAGAAGGCAAGCGTCAGGGTAAAGCGGTCAAAGTCTGGGATCAACGCGAATTCAAAGACCTCGATGATCAAGTCGAGATCGGTACGCGCAATATCAAAATTGCTCTGCGTCGCTTGCGCAAATTTGCTCGCCAAGGCGCTGAAGATGAGTTTGATCTGCACGGCACCATCGACCACACCGCGCGTGATGGCGGCCTGCTCAATATCCAGATGCGCCCCGAACGTCGTAACACAGTAAAACTGCTGATTTTGTTTGATATTGGCGGCTCAATGGATGCCCACGTCAAAGTCTGTGAAGAGCTGTTTTCTGCCTGTAAAACTGAGTTCAAACATATGGATTATTATTATTTCCATAACTTTATTTATGAGTCAGTCTGGAAAAATAATTTACGCCGCGGCAATGAGCGCATCCCCACGCAAGATGTGTTGCATAAATACGGTGCAGATTACAAAGTAATTTTTGTCAGCGATGCCGCAATGGCCCCTTACGAAGTCACCCAAGCCGGTGGCAGTGTTGAACACTGGAATGAAGAGCCTGGCTATGTGTGGATGCAGCGTTTTATGCACAAGTTTAAAAAGCTGATCTGGATAAATCCCTACCCAAAACACACCTGGGACTACACTGCATCAACCAGCATTATTCGCGAGCTGATCGATGATCAAATGTACCCGCTAACCATTGAAGGGCTTGAAGAGGGCATGCGGTATTTAGCGAAATAA
- the queG gene encoding tRNA epoxyqueuosine(34) reductase QueG: MSSESLDLFALAASIRSWAAELGFQQLGISDLDLSEDARRLDAYLAAGYHGEMAYMASHGTMRSRPDELVPGTQRVISVRMDYLPEDTQMAHVLAQPEQAYISRYALGRDYHKLIRKRLQQLADKITQAIGPFGHRAFVDSAPVLEKPLARKAGLGWVGKNTLILNRKAGSWFFLGELLVDLPLPIDAPNDRDHCGKCTACLEVCPTQAFVGERVLDARRCISYLTIELKDAIPVELRPLIGNRVFGCDDCQLVCPWNRFAKATQEGDFQPRHGLDNSSLAELFMWTEEQFLTRTQGSPIRRTGYERWLRNLAVGLGNAPSTIPVLEALKARLEYPSELVREHVRWALQQHQ; the protein is encoded by the coding sequence ATGTCATCTGAGTCGCTTGATCTGTTTGCATTAGCCGCATCTATTCGGAGTTGGGCAGCTGAGCTGGGTTTTCAGCAGTTGGGCATTTCTGATCTTGATTTAAGCGAAGACGCACGCCGTTTAGATGCGTATTTAGCTGCTGGCTACCACGGTGAAATGGCGTATATGGCCAGTCATGGCACGATGCGCTCGCGCCCTGATGAGTTGGTGCCCGGCACGCAGCGCGTGATTTCAGTGCGTATGGATTATTTGCCTGAAGATACGCAGATGGCGCATGTGCTGGCGCAGCCAGAGCAAGCCTATATATCCCGTTATGCCTTGGGTCGTGATTACCACAAGCTGATTCGTAAACGCTTGCAGCAGTTGGCCGATAAAATCACCCAAGCCATTGGTCCCTTTGGTCATCGTGCATTTGTTGACAGTGCGCCGGTTTTAGAAAAACCATTGGCGCGCAAAGCAGGCCTAGGCTGGGTGGGTAAAAACACGCTGATATTAAATCGCAAAGCTGGCAGTTGGTTTTTTTTGGGCGAGCTGTTGGTTGACCTGCCTTTACCAATTGATGCGCCTAATGATCGTGATCACTGTGGTAAGTGTACGGCGTGTTTAGAGGTGTGCCCAACGCAAGCCTTTGTTGGTGAACGTGTCTTGGATGCGCGGCGCTGTATTTCCTACCTGACCATTGAATTAAAAGATGCGATTCCAGTGGAGTTGCGACCTTTGATTGGTAATCGGGTTTTTGGTTGTGATGATTGCCAGCTGGTCTGTCCGTGGAATCGCTTTGCTAAAGCCACTCAGGAGGGTGACTTTCAGCCGCGCCATGGTCTAGATAACAGCAGCTTAGCTGAGTTGTTTATGTGGACTGAAGAGCAGTTTTTAACGCGCACGCAAGGCTCGCCGATCAGGCGTACTGGTTATGAGCGTTGGTTGCGTAACTTGGCGGTGGGATTAGGTAATGCGCCAAGTACGATTCCTGTGCTGGAGGCTCTCAAGGCGCGCCTTGAATACCCGTCAGAGCTGGTGCGTGAGCATGTACGCTGGGCGCTGCAGCAACATCAATAA
- a CDS encoding class II glutamine amidotransferase: MCELLGMSANVPTDVVFSFTGLMQRGGRTGPHRDGWGIGFYEGRGLRLFQDPQASIDSEIARLVQRYPIKSETVIGHIRQANVGAVSLANTHPFMREMWGRNWCFAHNGQLADFTPKKGMYQPIGDTDSEAAFCDLLNRLREVCTEQCRIEQFLPVIVAACQEYRSRGVFNCLLSNGDWLFSFCSTKLAHITRRAPFGPATLKDADVSVDFHAETTPNDVVTVLATEPLTDNERWNVYAPGEWRLWRGGEMIAQGHSD, translated from the coding sequence ATGTGTGAGTTGCTGGGAATGAGCGCTAATGTACCAACCGATGTGGTGTTTAGTTTCACCGGGTTGATGCAACGTGGCGGGCGTACCGGCCCACATCGTGATGGTTGGGGTATTGGTTTTTACGAAGGGCGTGGTTTGCGTTTATTCCAAGATCCTCAAGCCAGCATCGATTCAGAGATTGCCCGCCTGGTGCAGCGCTACCCGATTAAAAGTGAAACGGTGATTGGTCATATCCGTCAGGCGAATGTCGGTGCGGTCAGCTTAGCCAATACCCATCCCTTTATGCGTGAAATGTGGGGGCGCAATTGGTGTTTTGCCCACAATGGACAGTTGGCGGATTTTACCCCGAAAAAAGGGATGTACCAGCCCATCGGTGATACTGACAGTGAGGCGGCTTTTTGTGATCTGTTAAACCGCTTGCGCGAAGTTTGCACTGAGCAGTGTCGTATTGAGCAGTTTCTGCCTGTGATTGTTGCGGCTTGCCAAGAGTACCGCAGCAGGGGTGTATTCAATTGCTTGTTGAGTAATGGTGATTGGCTGTTTAGTTTTTGTAGTACCAAGTTGGCGCATATTACTCGGCGCGCGCCTTTTGGTCCTGCAACGCTGAAGGATGCTGATGTGAGTGTGGATTTTCATGCGGAAACCACGCCCAATGATGTGGTGACAGTGTTGGCGACTGAGCCGCTGACTGACAATGAGCGCTGGAATGTCTATGCACCCGGTGAATGGCGTCTCTGGCGTGGTGGCGAGATGATTGCGCAAGGGCATAGTGATTAG
- the tsaE gene encoding tRNA (adenosine(37)-N6)-threonylcarbamoyltransferase complex ATPase subunit type 1 TsaE: MSGLELYIEDEAAMTALGHALAQQTAGHGIVFLEGDLGAGKTTLSRGIIRGLGHSGPVKSPTFTLVEPYEINGLRVWHFDLYRLADPEELEYLGIRDYLADDDLCLIEWPQQGKGYLPQPDLEIIIKTHNDGRTVRLLPYSTRGESWCVALATLT; the protein is encoded by the coding sequence ATGTCAGGCCTAGAGCTCTATATAGAAGATGAAGCAGCCATGACAGCTTTGGGCCATGCGCTTGCACAACAGACAGCAGGGCACGGCATTGTTTTTTTAGAAGGTGACTTGGGTGCAGGAAAAACCACCTTATCGCGTGGTATTATTCGCGGCTTAGGTCACAGCGGCCCAGTCAAAAGTCCGACCTTCACTTTAGTTGAGCCCTATGAAATAAATGGCCTGCGCGTCTGGCACTTTGACTTGTACCGCTTAGCTGACCCAGAAGAGCTGGAGTATTTAGGTATTCGCGATTATTTGGCTGATGATGACCTGTGTTTAATTGAATGGCCGCAACAAGGGAAAGGTTATTTACCGCAGCCTGACCTTGAAATCATTATAAAAACTCATAATGATGGACGAACTGTGCGATTATTGCCCTATAGCACACGCGGCGAAAGCTGGTGCGTTGCTCTGGCCACTCTAACTTAA
- the mutL gene encoding DNA mismatch repair endonuclease MutL yields the protein MTDVRAIHLLSPRLANQIAAGEVVERPSSVAKELLENCLDAGATRIDIDVEQGGVKRLQIRDDGHGIAADQLPLALARHATSKITILEDLEGVASLGFRGEALASISSVSRLTLTSRTVDAEQAWQVEAEGRDMQPRVQPAAHPVGTTVEVCDLFFNTPARRKFLRTEKTEFDHLQDVIKRMALARFDVGFHLRHNGKTILALHPALDDISRARRIGAVCGDAFLEQAMPINVERNGLHLWGWVGLPTFSRSKADMQHFYVNGRVVSDRLVAHAVRQAYRDVMYGGRHPAFVLFLELDPATVDVNVHPTKHEVRFRENRSVHDFLYSSLHRAIADVRPDDKLEPANALHLQPQPVVTGLDAGEFGPQGHIALSNTAPPQPVLQPHTQPASFNKSSFGQAPRQPTQTPANYQAAYQAFAKPLDNLAESAQEEIPPLGFAIAQLKGIYILAENQQGLVLVDMHAAHERVMYERLKLAMANEGLRGQPLLVPETLSLSAREVDCAEQYAQWFTQFGFELQGLGPESIAIRQIPALLKQADAAELVRDVLTDLMDYGSSDRIQAHTNELLATMSCHGAVRANRRLTLIEMNALLRDMEVTERSGQCNHGRPTWTQLGMDELDKLFLRGR from the coding sequence ATGACTGACGTACGCGCCATTCATCTACTGAGCCCCCGCTTAGCAAACCAAATCGCAGCGGGTGAAGTGGTTGAACGACCCTCATCGGTCGCCAAAGAACTTTTAGAAAACTGCCTTGATGCCGGTGCTACACGTATCGACATTGACGTTGAGCAAGGCGGCGTTAAACGCCTACAAATCCGGGACGACGGCCATGGCATTGCCGCTGACCAGTTGCCGCTAGCCCTGGCACGACATGCCACCAGCAAAATCACCATATTAGAAGACCTCGAAGGTGTGGCCAGTTTAGGTTTTCGCGGCGAAGCACTCGCATCTATTAGCTCAGTATCACGCTTAACCCTGACCTCACGCACCGTCGATGCTGAGCAAGCTTGGCAAGTGGAAGCTGAAGGCCGTGATATGCAACCGCGGGTACAACCTGCTGCGCATCCGGTTGGCACCACTGTTGAGGTCTGTGATTTATTTTTTAACACACCGGCACGACGCAAATTTTTACGTACTGAAAAAACTGAATTTGATCACCTGCAAGACGTGATCAAACGCATGGCGCTGGCACGCTTTGATGTGGGTTTCCATCTACGTCATAACGGCAAGACGATTCTTGCATTGCATCCTGCGCTAGATGATATATCGCGAGCACGGCGCATAGGCGCCGTATGCGGTGATGCGTTTCTCGAACAAGCCATGCCAATCAATGTTGAACGCAATGGCTTGCACCTTTGGGGCTGGGTCGGCTTGCCTACTTTCTCTCGAAGCAAGGCAGACATGCAGCACTTTTATGTCAACGGCCGTGTAGTCAGCGACAGATTGGTTGCCCACGCTGTACGTCAAGCCTACCGTGATGTCATGTACGGCGGTCGTCATCCTGCTTTTGTGCTGTTTCTTGAGCTTGATCCGGCCACCGTTGATGTCAACGTACACCCGACCAAACACGAAGTACGCTTTCGCGAAAACCGCAGCGTGCATGATTTTTTATACAGCTCACTGCACCGCGCCATAGCTGATGTGCGCCCCGACGATAAACTCGAACCTGCTAACGCCTTACACCTGCAGCCACAACCCGTGGTGACAGGCTTAGACGCCGGTGAGTTTGGCCCGCAAGGTCATATTGCGCTGAGCAATACAGCCCCGCCGCAGCCTGTCTTGCAGCCCCACACACAGCCAGCCAGTTTTAATAAAAGCAGTTTCGGGCAAGCACCGCGCCAGCCCACGCAAACACCCGCCAACTATCAAGCGGCGTATCAAGCCTTTGCCAAACCCTTAGACAACTTAGCAGAATCAGCACAGGAAGAAATCCCGCCTTTAGGCTTTGCTATTGCCCAGCTTAAAGGCATTTATATTTTGGCCGAGAACCAACAGGGTTTGGTACTGGTTGATATGCACGCCGCACATGAGCGAGTAATGTACGAACGCCTTAAACTGGCCATGGCCAATGAAGGTTTACGTGGCCAACCGCTTTTAGTCCCGGAAACCCTCAGCCTCAGTGCGCGCGAAGTAGATTGTGCAGAACAATATGCACAGTGGTTTACTCAGTTTGGCTTTGAACTGCAGGGCTTAGGCCCAGAAAGCATAGCCATTCGCCAGATTCCCGCTCTCCTCAAGCAAGCTGACGCAGCAGAGCTGGTGCGTGATGTCTTAACCGACCTAATGGACTATGGCAGCAGTGATCGGATTCAAGCACACACCAATGAGCTGCTGGCAACCATGTCCTGCCACGGTGCAGTACGCGCCAATCGTCGTTTAACGCTGATTGAGATGAATGCCCTACTACGGGATATGGAAGTCACTGAACGTAGCGGACAGTGCAACCACGGTCGGCCTACTTGGACGCAGCTGGGCATGGATGAGCTTGATAAGCTATTCCTACGCGGCCGCTAA